One Dictyoglomus thermophilum H-6-12 DNA window includes the following coding sequences:
- a CDS encoding class II SORL domain-containing protein, with amino-acid sequence MASVKDLFQSADWTKEKHVPVIEILEKDKEKGVRVRVSVGKEIPHPNTTAHHIVWIEVYFQPEGDKYPYHVGRFEFVAHGATVQGPDTSTVYSEPVVEFVFKTQKDGVIFATSYCNIHGLWENSTELKL; translated from the coding sequence ATGGCAAGCGTAAAAGATCTTTTCCAAAGTGCCGATTGGACAAAGGAAAAGCATGTTCCTGTCATTGAGATATTAGAAAAAGATAAAGAGAAGGGAGTTAGAGTTAGAGTCTCTGTAGGGAAAGAAATTCCTCATCCAAATACCACTGCTCATCATATTGTTTGGATAGAAGTCTATTTCCAACCAGAGGGCGATAAATATCCATACCACGTAGGAAGATTTGAATTTGTAGCCCATGGGGCCACAGTACAGGGACCTGATACCAGTACAGTATATTCTGAACCTGTAGTTGAATTTGTATTCAAGACCCAAAAAGATGGTGTAATCTTCGCAACATCTTATTGTAATATACATGGTCTTTGGGAAAATTCTACTGAGCTAAAACTATAA
- a CDS encoding pectate lyase family protein, which translates to MKKYLIVFMILLGLILTLGFSQEEFKENVLTLNDKPVGFGESTTGGAGGKIVTVDNISDFKKYAQAQEPYIILVKGVIDTSKEEGQVKIGSNKTIIGITPDASIIGWGLYLKEVNNVIIRNLTIKNKVENPKNDAITVEASQNVWIDHCTLSSDMVVVPEREKDKDKVDALLDIIKGSKGITVSWNIFENSWKCTQVGSSDSSTIDAEARVTYHHNIFRNTNSRNPSVRFGVVHIYNNYYQNILLYAIASRMGAKVLVENNYFDTVALPITTQFESPQDGYVKESGNLYWDCGDNNITQELKELKVPYNYELDEADVLSYLLEKGAGAGKEVEIK; encoded by the coding sequence ATGAAGAAGTACTTAATCGTTTTTATGATTCTCTTAGGGTTAATTCTTACTTTGGGTTTTTCTCAAGAAGAGTTTAAAGAGAATGTGCTTACCCTAAATGACAAACCAGTAGGTTTTGGAGAATCAACTACAGGTGGTGCAGGTGGAAAGATTGTAACTGTTGATAATATAAGTGATTTTAAGAAGTATGCGCAAGCTCAGGAACCTTACATAATACTGGTGAAAGGAGTAATAGACACCAGTAAAGAAGAAGGTCAAGTAAAGATAGGGTCAAACAAGACGATAATTGGAATTACCCCTGATGCAAGCATAATTGGATGGGGATTATATCTAAAAGAAGTAAATAATGTGATAATAAGAAATCTAACCATAAAAAATAAAGTTGAGAATCCCAAAAACGATGCCATTACTGTTGAAGCCTCTCAAAATGTTTGGATTGACCACTGCACATTATCTAGTGATATGGTTGTTGTTCCAGAAAGAGAAAAAGATAAAGATAAGGTGGACGCACTCCTTGATATAATAAAAGGCTCTAAAGGAATAACTGTTTCTTGGAATATCTTTGAGAATAGCTGGAAATGTACTCAGGTAGGAAGTAGTGATAGTTCTACAATAGATGCAGAGGCGAGAGTTACATATCATCATAACATATTTAGAAATACAAATTCCAGAAATCCCAGTGTAAGATTTGGAGTAGTACATATATACAATAACTATTACCAGAATATACTTCTTTATGCTATAGCATCCAGAATGGGAGCAAAGGTTCTTGTGGAGAATAACTATTTTGATACTGTAGCTCTTCCTATTACAACTCAGTTCGAAAGTCCTCAAGATGGGTATGTTAAAGAATCAGGAAATTTATACTGGGATTGTGGAGATAATAATATAACTCAAGAATTAAAAGAGCTAAAGGTACCATATAATTATGAATTGGATGAGGCTGATGTACTTTCTTACCTTCTTGAAAAAGGTGCTGGAGCAGGAAAAGAGGTAGAGATTAAGTAA
- a CDS encoding ABC transporter substrate-binding protein: protein MKKYFKLVVLMLILVSFILVISPAQQQITLRIIWWGSQDRHNRTLKVIDLFQKKYPNIKIVSEYTGWSEYYTKLTTMAAGGNLPDIMQQDHAYIRGWVEKGLLLPLDDLVAQGVINLKDVSKSIVDSGRLGGKLYAINLGNNSQAFAIDPELFRKAGVPLPPILWTWDDFKRIARIIHRKLGIYGAAENLGDHNVFRVWTIENGGYLFSEDGKSLGYEDDNVYASFYKMLLELQDEGVIPSRDVEVARGSVSPEQRFLCLGKSAMQFTWSNQLTAMSTALKGKPLKLYMLPTLNGKVGNFLKPSMFFAINAKTKYPKEAAMFINFFINDIEAAKILMAERGVPVSKRVQLALKPLLTPVEKEMFNFIATVEKYGAPTPPPDPERWQEIYNNVYTPLYDQIMYKKITPEEAAKKFREQVTQILRK from the coding sequence ATGAAAAAATACTTTAAATTAGTAGTTTTAATGTTGATTTTAGTTAGTTTTATCCTTGTAATTTCTCCTGCTCAGCAGCAGATTACATTAAGAATTATTTGGTGGGGTTCTCAGGATAGACACAATAGAACTTTAAAGGTAATTGATCTTTTCCAAAAGAAATATCCTAATATTAAGATCGTATCAGAGTACACAGGATGGTCTGAGTATTATACCAAGCTTACCACCATGGCTGCAGGTGGGAACCTTCCAGATATTATGCAACAAGATCATGCCTATATTAGAGGATGGGTAGAGAAAGGGCTCCTTCTACCCCTTGATGATTTAGTAGCTCAAGGTGTTATCAATCTTAAGGATGTGTCAAAAAGCATAGTTGATTCTGGAAGATTGGGTGGAAAACTTTACGCAATAAACTTGGGTAATAACTCTCAAGCTTTTGCAATTGATCCAGAGTTATTTAGAAAAGCTGGAGTTCCTCTTCCACCAATTTTATGGACATGGGATGATTTCAAGAGAATTGCAAGAATAATCCATAGAAAGCTTGGAATATATGGAGCAGCAGAAAACCTTGGTGACCACAATGTATTTAGAGTATGGACTATTGAAAATGGTGGATATCTCTTTAGTGAGGATGGCAAATCTTTAGGCTATGAAGATGATAATGTATATGCAAGTTTTTATAAAATGCTTCTTGAACTTCAAGATGAAGGTGTAATTCCTTCCAGAGATGTGGAAGTAGCAAGAGGTAGTGTAAGCCCTGAGCAAAGATTTCTCTGCCTTGGAAAGTCTGCAATGCAATTTACCTGGAGCAATCAGCTCACAGCAATGAGTACTGCTCTGAAGGGTAAACCATTAAAGCTATATATGCTTCCAACTCTGAATGGAAAGGTTGGAAACTTCTTGAAACCATCAATGTTCTTTGCAATTAATGCTAAGACAAAATATCCTAAGGAAGCAGCCATGTTTATAAACTTCTTCATCAACGATATTGAAGCTGCTAAGATATTAATGGCAGAAAGAGGAGTACCAGTATCCAAGAGAGTACAGCTTGCTTTAAAGCCACTCTTAACTCCAGTTGAGAAAGAAATGTTCAATTTTATAGCTACTGTTGAGAAATATGGGGCTCCAACTCCTCCACCAGATCCAGAGAGATGGCAAGAAATTTATAATAATGTCTATACTCCACTTTACGATCAGATAATGTATAAGAAGATTACTCCAGAAGAGGCTGCAAAGAAGTTTAGAGAGCAGGTAACTCAGATATTGAGGAAGTAA
- a CDS encoding carbohydrate ABC transporter permease translates to MKKLTKKKKHDILMGYLFTSPWILGFLFFIVFPLVTSLYLSFTRYDILSAPRWIGLQNWVRMFTQDPRFWNATKATFKYVIFEVPLRLLFAFIVALIFSQRESKILNLYRAIYYIPSLIGGSVAIAVVWRQIWGYPDGIVNAILSIFGLRGINWLGDTRTAIWTLILLAVWQFGSPMLIFLAALKQVPTELYEAATIDGANFWGRLFKITIPMVTPVILFNLINQMIHAFMAFTQSYIITQGGPLDSTLFYAVYMYRKAFNDFEMGYASALAWFMLALVGIFTVIIFKTSNRWVYYEAEEGV, encoded by the coding sequence ATGAAGAAACTTACTAAGAAGAAGAAACATGATATTTTGATGGGATATCTTTTTACCAGTCCTTGGATATTAGGCTTTTTGTTCTTTATTGTATTTCCTTTGGTGACTTCTTTGTATCTTTCTTTTACAAGATATGACATTCTATCTGCTCCAAGGTGGATAGGTTTGCAAAACTGGGTAAGAATGTTTACTCAAGATCCAAGGTTCTGGAATGCGACTAAAGCAACGTTTAAGTATGTAATATTTGAGGTGCCTTTAAGACTTCTTTTTGCTTTTATTGTAGCTCTTATTTTTAGCCAAAGAGAAAGTAAAATATTAAACTTATACCGTGCTATTTACTATATTCCTTCTCTTATAGGTGGAAGTGTGGCAATTGCTGTGGTTTGGAGACAAATATGGGGATATCCTGATGGTATAGTTAATGCCATATTATCTATCTTCGGACTTAGAGGAATAAATTGGCTGGGAGATACTCGTACTGCTATATGGACTCTTATATTACTTGCAGTATGGCAGTTTGGATCCCCCATGCTTATATTTTTGGCTGCTTTGAAGCAAGTTCCTACTGAGTTATATGAGGCAGCAACTATTGATGGTGCAAATTTCTGGGGTAGATTGTTTAAGATTACCATTCCAATGGTAACTCCAGTGATTCTTTTTAACCTTATAAATCAGATGATACATGCTTTTATGGCCTTCACACAGTCTTATATTATAACTCAGGGTGGACCATTGGACTCCACCTTATTCTATGCAGTTTATATGTATAGAAAAGCCTTTAATGACTTTGAAATGGGTTACGCATCTGCTCTTGCCTGGTTCATGCTTGCTCTTGTGGGAATATTTACCGTTATTATATTTAAGACCTCCAATCGTTGGGTCTATTATGAGGCAGAGGAGGGAGTATAG
- a CDS encoding carbohydrate ABC transporter permease: MKRKTLNTIIYYTVVTLIAIFMVYPALWMLSSSFKQPWEIFGDILNLIPKEPTLNNYKEGWQGFGGITFATFFKNSFIIAGLNTIGTVISSTIVAYGLSRIPFPGRRIIFTTVILTLMLPMQVQIVPRYILFSKIGWINTFYPLIVPAFLGGPFFIFMVMQFIRGIPKELDESAFIDGADRIKIFYHIILPNLKPVITTAAIFAFYWAWNDFMGPLVYLNSPEKYPVSVALRAFSDPSAVTNWGAVFAMSTLSLIPVLVIFVLFQKYIVQGVTTTGLRG, from the coding sequence GTGAAAAGAAAAACTTTGAATACCATAATTTATTATACTGTTGTTACCTTAATTGCTATCTTTATGGTTTATCCTGCTCTTTGGATGTTGAGCAGTTCTTTTAAACAGCCCTGGGAAATATTTGGAGATATTTTAAATCTTATTCCAAAGGAGCCTACTTTAAATAACTATAAAGAGGGTTGGCAAGGATTTGGTGGTATAACTTTTGCAACCTTCTTTAAGAACTCCTTTATTATTGCAGGATTGAACACTATCGGAACAGTAATTTCTTCAACTATTGTTGCCTATGGACTTTCAAGAATACCTTTCCCAGGAAGGAGAATAATCTTTACAACAGTTATATTAACCCTTATGCTTCCTATGCAAGTCCAGATTGTTCCAAGATATATACTCTTTTCTAAAATTGGTTGGATAAATACCTTTTATCCTTTAATTGTTCCTGCCTTTTTAGGAGGGCCCTTCTTCATATTTATGGTAATGCAATTTATTAGAGGAATACCAAAGGAGCTTGATGAATCTGCTTTTATTGATGGAGCTGACAGAATTAAGATTTTCTACCATATTATTCTTCCCAATTTAAAGCCTGTGATAACTACAGCAGCAATTTTTGCTTTTTATTGGGCATGGAATGATTTTATGGGACCCTTGGTATATTTGAATAGTCCTGAAAAGTATCCTGTATCAGTAGCCCTTAGGGCTTTCTCAGATCCTTCTGCTGTAACTAACTGGGGTGCAGTATTTGCTATGTCCACATTGTCTCTTATTCCAGTTTTGGTGATATTTGTATTATTCCAAAAATATATCGTTCAGGGTGTTACGACTACTGGGTTGAGAGGTTAG
- a CDS encoding alpha-glucosidase/alpha-galactosidase: MDNVKIAYIGGGSKGWAWKFMADLALEESFSGEVRLYDINFEAAKTNEIIGNRISEQKDAKSKWRYRAVKEIGEALDGADFVIISILPGTLDEMEVDVHLPEKYGIYQAVGDTPGPGGVIRSLRTIPIYIEFAEAIKKYAPSAWVINYTNPMALCVRTLYVTFPKVKAIGCCHEVFKIPKILSLMLKEKEGINADPSEIKQNVLGINHFTWVDKISYKNKDLLPVYGEFAEKYYEEGFEEEKDRWKRDYFASANRVKFDLYRRYKIIAAAGDRHLAEFFPANWYLENPEKVREWKFSLTPVSFRREQAKELYEMSQKLAKGEMEFPIKPSGEVGVQIMKALLGLSDFITNVNYPNVGQMDNVPQDVIVETNVYITRDSIRPIYAGKLPNDVNSWVLRHIMNQEMILEAVLNKDLELAFRAFYNDPIVESKLDFDTARKLFKEMIEGTKRYLPKYFGGEKD; encoded by the coding sequence ATGGATAATGTAAAGATCGCATATATTGGTGGTGGTTCAAAGGGTTGGGCATGGAAATTTATGGCAGATCTCGCTTTGGAAGAAAGCTTTAGCGGTGAGGTAAGGCTCTATGATATTAATTTTGAGGCTGCGAAGACTAATGAAATTATTGGAAACAGAATCAGTGAACAAAAGGATGCTAAAAGTAAGTGGCGATATAGAGCTGTAAAAGAGATAGGAGAGGCATTAGATGGTGCCGATTTTGTGATTATCTCTATACTTCCTGGAACTCTTGATGAAATGGAGGTAGATGTTCATCTTCCAGAAAAATATGGTATTTATCAAGCAGTAGGAGATACGCCGGGTCCTGGTGGTGTTATAAGAAGTCTTAGAACCATACCTATTTATATAGAATTTGCAGAGGCTATAAAAAAATATGCACCTTCTGCTTGGGTAATAAACTATACCAATCCTATGGCTCTCTGTGTCAGAACTCTCTATGTTACCTTTCCAAAGGTAAAAGCTATAGGGTGTTGCCATGAAGTATTTAAAATTCCAAAGATTTTATCTCTTATGTTAAAGGAAAAGGAAGGAATAAACGCAGATCCATCAGAGATAAAACAAAATGTTCTTGGCATAAATCATTTCACATGGGTAGATAAGATTTCATATAAAAATAAAGATCTTCTTCCTGTTTATGGAGAATTTGCAGAGAAATATTATGAAGAAGGTTTTGAAGAAGAGAAAGATAGATGGAAGAGAGATTATTTTGCCTCGGCCAATAGGGTTAAATTTGATCTATATAGAAGATATAAAATTATAGCTGCAGCAGGAGATAGGCATCTTGCTGAATTTTTCCCTGCTAATTGGTATTTAGAAAATCCTGAAAAGGTTAGAGAGTGGAAGTTTTCCTTAACTCCTGTTTCATTCCGCAGAGAGCAGGCAAAGGAATTATATGAGATGAGCCAAAAACTTGCAAAAGGTGAAATGGAGTTTCCAATAAAGCCGTCAGGGGAAGTTGGAGTGCAGATAATGAAGGCACTTCTTGGTCTTTCTGATTTCATTACTAATGTAAACTATCCTAACGTAGGACAGATGGATAATGTTCCTCAAGATGTAATAGTAGAAACTAATGTGTACATCACAAGAGATAGTATAAGGCCAATATACGCAGGTAAACTTCCCAATGATGTAAATTCCTGGGTCTTGAGACACATAATGAATCAAGAGATGATTCTTGAGGCAGTTTTGAATAAAGATTTAGAGCTTGCTTTTCGAGCTTTTTACAATGATCCAATAGTAGAATCCAAATTAGATTTTGATACTGCAAGAAAACTATTCAAAGAGATGATAGAGGGTACTAAGAGATACCTTCCTAAATATTTTGGAGGAGAGAAGGATTAG
- a CDS encoding sugar kinase: MVDVISYGEVMLRFTPERYRTFLNSNTWNVEVGGTEANVLASLSLLGLKTEFISFFPDNFLGFKAISELKKYGVGVDKVRLVQEGRMGLYFVELHHRSKGIRVLYDRRDSSFSRGVLSDTDLEFIRKARLIHLTGVTPSLSDICKTNVIKICTSKKDSQILSFDINYRKKLWSEKECRRFLDIILPFVDILFVKKEDYNLLFEEENDEEKILSKLQKSYGKEKIYILTQGEEGCSVLFKDEYFSQQAYNTDVVDRIGAGDAFVAGFLYGYLTGKTLKESAKYGSLLASIKMSLFGDFPTLDRKTLLELLESENNRSVER, translated from the coding sequence ATGGTTGATGTAATTTCTTATGGTGAGGTAATGTTGAGATTTACTCCTGAAAGATATCGTACTTTTTTAAATAGCAATACTTGGAATGTAGAGGTTGGAGGTACAGAGGCTAATGTTCTTGCTTCGCTTTCTCTTTTAGGATTAAAGACTGAGTTTATATCCTTTTTTCCTGATAATTTTCTTGGCTTTAAAGCAATTAGTGAACTAAAGAAGTATGGAGTTGGGGTTGATAAAGTAAGGCTTGTTCAAGAAGGAAGAATGGGGCTTTATTTTGTGGAGCTACATCATCGCTCGAAAGGTATAAGGGTTCTTTATGATAGAAGAGACTCCTCTTTTTCCAGAGGAGTTCTTTCGGATACAGACCTTGAATTCATAAGAAAGGCAAGGCTTATACACCTTACAGGAGTTACTCCAAGTTTAAGTGATATTTGTAAGACTAATGTTATTAAGATATGTACTTCCAAAAAAGATAGCCAGATTTTATCCTTTGATATAAACTATAGAAAAAAATTATGGAGTGAGAAAGAGTGTAGGAGATTTCTTGATATCATCCTTCCTTTTGTAGATATTTTGTTTGTTAAAAAAGAAGACTATAATCTCCTTTTTGAGGAAGAAAATGATGAAGAAAAGATTCTCTCCAAGCTTCAAAAATCTTACGGAAAAGAGAAGATTTACATTTTGACCCAAGGAGAAGAAGGGTGTTCAGTGCTCTTTAAGGATGAGTACTTTTCTCAACAAGCATATAACACTGACGTGGTAGATAGAATTGGAGCAGGTGATGCTTTTGTAGCTGGTTTCTTATATGGTTATCTTACAGGAAAGACCTTAAAAGAATCTGCAAAATATGGGAGTTTGCTTGCTTCAATTAAAATGAGCCTTTTTGGTGATTTTCCTACTTTAGATAGAAAGACTCTTTTAGAGCTTTTAGAGTCAGAAAATAATAGGAGTGTTGAAAGATGA
- a CDS encoding IclR family transcriptional regulator: MKQKIGISSANQTLEILEYIVLSGREVSLKEIAEEIGLHVSTVHRYLSSLLEKGYVRRTPNGLYKPGFRILELSSYILQSLDLREIARPYLIELMENTKQTVHLTIRDGYEGVYIDKVEGPGTLPMMSRIGMRMPLYSTSFGKVLLAYSPESFINEYLKKVPLIPRTENTITDPEKLREELLKVRKQGYAFDNEENERGIKCMGAPIFDFSGNVVAAVSISGYYKNFEGENGERLLRELLNTCEKISSAMRSKA, from the coding sequence ATGAAACAAAAAATAGGTATAAGTTCTGCAAATCAGACCCTTGAGATTTTAGAGTATATTGTTCTTTCAGGAAGAGAAGTATCCTTAAAGGAGATTGCAGAAGAGATTGGGCTTCATGTTTCCACAGTACACCGTTATCTTTCTTCCCTCTTGGAAAAGGGATATGTGAGAAGAACTCCCAATGGACTTTATAAGCCTGGATTTAGAATATTGGAACTTTCCTCATATATTCTTCAGAGTCTTGATTTGAGAGAAATTGCTCGTCCCTATCTTATAGAACTTATGGAAAATACAAAACAAACGGTACATTTAACCATTAGGGATGGTTATGAGGGAGTTTATATAGATAAGGTTGAAGGTCCTGGTACTCTTCCTATGATGTCTCGAATTGGAATGAGAATGCCTTTATACTCTACCAGTTTTGGTAAAGTGCTTCTTGCATACAGTCCTGAAAGTTTCATAAATGAATATCTAAAGAAGGTTCCTCTTATTCCAAGGACAGAAAATACTATAACTGATCCTGAAAAATTGAGAGAGGAACTTTTAAAAGTGAGAAAACAAGGATACGCTTTTGATAATGAGGAAAATGAGAGGGGAATTAAGTGTATGGGGGCACCTATATTTGATTTTTCTGGAAATGTAGTTGCTGCAGTTTCCATTTCAGGCTATTACAAGAATTTTGAAGGGGAGAATGGGGAGAGGCTTCTTAGAGAACTTCTAAATACCTGTGAAAAGATAAGTTCTGCTATGAGAAGCAAAGCTTAA
- a CDS encoding 4Fe-4S binding protein, whose protein sequence is MDLSVNYVGLKLRNPVIIASSGLTENLKNMKKCEENGAGALVVKSLFEEEVCRVSPTPRFEIINRSMGPLRSQTFYSFEQASPFGPEEYFKEINKALDVLSIPVIPSINCITDEGWLKYSKMAEEAGAPALELNVSCPHASISFRGQDVDDTILHVARLVRDNVKIPIIVKLPMQLSSPLAVAKALENIGIDGVVMFNRLTGLDIDLETEKPILHGGYAGHGGPWAFNYVLRWISTSRPHLKLSIAGSGGVGSGDDVAKYILTGADVVQICSIVYLMGYEIIPRIIDGLKRFMEKKGYNTLSEFRGKVSGRVILGNNEIDRRHLYEAYINPDLCTSCGICKKVCIYDAPVEKEGKYIITDLCDGCGLCVKLCPVRAISMVFVGGRENAKN, encoded by the coding sequence ATGGACTTATCCGTAAATTATGTGGGACTTAAGCTTAGAAATCCTGTAATTATTGCATCTTCAGGCCTTACAGAGAATTTGAAGAATATGAAAAAATGTGAGGAAAACGGAGCAGGTGCTTTAGTAGTAAAATCACTATTTGAAGAAGAGGTATGTAGAGTTTCACCTACTCCACGTTTTGAAATAATAAACAGAAGTATGGGGCCACTAAGGTCTCAGACTTTTTACTCTTTTGAACAGGCAAGTCCCTTTGGGCCTGAAGAGTATTTTAAGGAGATAAATAAAGCCTTAGATGTTTTATCTATTCCTGTTATCCCAAGCATAAACTGCATCACCGATGAGGGATGGTTAAAATATTCAAAGATGGCAGAGGAAGCTGGTGCTCCTGCTTTGGAGTTAAATGTTTCCTGTCCTCATGCTTCTATATCCTTTCGAGGACAAGATGTGGATGATACTATTCTTCATGTGGCAAGGCTTGTAAGGGATAATGTTAAAATTCCAATCATTGTAAAGCTACCAATGCAACTTTCTTCACCTCTTGCTGTGGCAAAAGCCCTTGAGAATATTGGAATAGACGGGGTAGTTATGTTCAATAGACTTACAGGACTTGATATAGATTTAGAGACAGAAAAGCCTATCCTTCATGGGGGTTATGCAGGGCATGGAGGACCTTGGGCATTTAATTATGTGTTAAGGTGGATATCTACTTCTCGTCCTCACTTAAAGCTTTCCATAGCAGGCTCTGGAGGAGTTGGAAGTGGGGATGATGTAGCAAAATATATACTTACTGGGGCTGACGTGGTGCAGATATGTAGTATTGTGTATCTTATGGGATATGAAATTATCCCACGAATTATTGATGGATTAAAGAGATTTATGGAAAAGAAGGGTTATAACACTTTAAGTGAATTTAGAGGAAAAGTTTCTGGAAGGGTTATTCTTGGTAATAATGAGATTGATAGAAGACATTTATATGAGGCATATATAAATCCTGACTTGTGTACTTCTTGTGGTATATGTAAAAAAGTTTGTATTTATGACGCACCAGTAGAAAAAGAAGGCAAATATATCATTACTGATTTATGCGATGGTTGTGGGCTTTGTGTAAAACTCTGTCCTGTAAGAGCTATAAGCATGGTTTTTGTGGGAGGAAGAGAAAATGCAAAAAATTAA
- a CDS encoding FAD-binding protein: MQKIKGDVIVIGAGGAGLKSAISAYEKDPSLKILLISKKPIGVGGVTANAFSDRMAFHATLSYTLPYENNYLYHALDIYKIGGEVSDYNLAEILARRSEEEINYLISIGVPFVRREDGKIDQFLTDGSEYPRACYVGPNTAIEISKALMKRLRETKVEIYENIMVYDFIVKDNRVIGAKAINVLSQEKYLIQGKAFILATGGAGELYHQNVFTSEMTGDGYAAALRAGAELVNIEFMQIGICHPNILFAESGSMFRALPKIVDENGREFLLDYLKEDRKNLCVLEFKKGAHWPVSYESPTKVIDLAVYYHIKNGHKVFMNFMENPSYLDYENIPEEILKWSEKIGKEVFKGTTPYERLQKINPQIIEWLKEYNIDLSKELLPIQNALQHFQGGVKIRENAETSLKGLFAAGEVAGGQHGANRPGGNSLLDTQVFGRIAGESAVNYAKNNDFVDFEIEEEKIEGEIPATFARKKIKDIVSEYGFLVRIEEDIKKGISELRNIREKGIFPDEKGLAYYYETVNMLDIAEVILHAILIRDESRGPHLRFYRFSPPIMEFVPKKPEWNKYIVFSKKDGELRFEIREPVRPKL, from the coding sequence ATGCAAAAAATTAAAGGCGATGTAATAGTAATTGGAGCTGGAGGGGCAGGTTTAAAATCTGCTATTTCTGCTTACGAAAAGGATCCGTCTTTAAAGATTTTACTTATTTCTAAGAAACCTATTGGGGTTGGTGGTGTTACTGCTAATGCTTTTTCTGATAGGATGGCTTTTCATGCTACTCTGTCTTACACATTACCTTATGAAAATAACTATTTGTACCATGCCCTTGATATATACAAAATAGGGGGAGAGGTTTCGGATTATAATCTGGCAGAGATTTTAGCAAGGAGAAGCGAAGAAGAGATTAACTATCTCATCTCTATTGGAGTACCTTTTGTCAGAAGAGAAGATGGAAAAATAGATCAGTTTTTAACTGATGGTTCGGAGTATCCAAGAGCTTGTTATGTGGGTCCTAACACTGCTATTGAGATTTCAAAGGCATTAATGAAGAGATTAAGGGAAACAAAGGTGGAAATTTATGAGAATATAATGGTTTATGATTTTATTGTTAAAGATAATAGGGTAATCGGAGCAAAGGCGATAAATGTATTATCTCAAGAAAAATATTTAATTCAAGGAAAGGCATTTATTTTGGCAACGGGAGGAGCAGGAGAACTTTATCATCAAAATGTTTTTACCTCAGAGATGACAGGAGATGGTTATGCAGCAGCATTAAGAGCAGGTGCAGAACTTGTCAATATAGAGTTTATGCAGATAGGTATATGCCATCCCAACATTCTCTTTGCTGAGTCAGGAAGTATGTTTAGAGCTCTTCCTAAGATTGTTGATGAAAATGGAAGAGAATTTTTACTGGATTATCTTAAAGAAGACAGGAAAAACCTATGTGTACTTGAATTTAAAAAGGGAGCTCATTGGCCTGTTTCTTATGAGTCGCCCACAAAGGTAATAGATTTAGCAGTTTATTATCATATCAAAAATGGGCATAAGGTATTTATGAACTTTATGGAAAATCCGTCGTATTTAGACTATGAAAATATTCCTGAAGAAATTCTTAAATGGAGTGAGAAAATAGGAAAGGAAGTTTTTAAAGGTACTACTCCTTATGAGAGACTTCAAAAGATTAATCCTCAAATTATAGAGTGGTTGAAGGAGTACAATATTGATCTTTCTAAAGAACTTTTGCCTATTCAGAATGCTCTGCAGCACTTCCAAGGAGGGGTAAAGATAAGAGAGAATGCAGAAACATCTCTTAAAGGACTTTTTGCAGCAGGAGAGGTGGCAGGAGGACAGCATGGTGCCAATAGACCTGGAGGAAATTCTCTTCTTGATACACAGGTTTTTGGGAGGATTGCTGGTGAGAGTGCTGTAAATTATGCTAAAAACAACGATTTTGTGGATTTTGAAATAGAGGAAGAAAAAATTGAGGGCGAAATTCCTGCAACCTTTGCAAGAAAGAAGATAAAGGATATAGTTTCTGAATATGGATTTTTGGTAAGGATTGAAGAGGATATAAAGAAAGGAATTTCTGAGCTTAGGAATATTAGGGAGAAGGGAATTTTTCCTGATGAAAAAGGACTCGCCTATTATTATGAGACAGTAAATATGTTAGATATCGCAGAGGTAATTCTTCATGCAATTTTGATAAGAGATGAAAGTAGAGGCCCTCATTTGAGATTTTATAGATTTTCTCCTCCCATTATGGAGTTTGTTCCCAAAAAACCTGAGTGGAATAAATATATAGTCTTCTCTAAAAAGGATGGAGAATTAAGGTTTGAAATAAGAGAGCCTGTGAGGCCTAAATTATAA